Below is a genomic region from Burkholderia pyrrocinia.
GTTGCTGCGATTTACGGTAGGCCAGCACGCCGGCAACCGTATGGAAACTGCCGAAAACCACGATTCTATCATTCTCGGATGCTCTTTTTAGTGCATCGCGAAACGCTTCTGCCGGCGACGCGTAACGCGTCACGCTCGAATCGGCCCCCTCCTCCACGCCGGCCTTGCGCAGCGCGGCTTCGAGCTGCTCCGCGGAGGCCGCGCGCGGCAGCGGCAGGTCGGTCACGCACCAGTGGTCGATCTCGCCTTTCAGGTGCCGCAGCACGCCGTCGATGTCCTTGTCGTGCATCGCGCCGAACACTGCGTACGTGTACGGGAAGAAGCCCATGTTGCCGAGATTCTGCTCGAGCACGGCCGCCGCATGCGGGTTGTGCGCGACGTCGAGCACGATCGCCGGCTTGCCGGGCAGCACCTGGAAGCGCCCCGGCAGCTCGACGTTCGCGAGCCCGAGCCGGATGTCCTGCGCGGACACCGGCAGCACCGGGCGCAGCGCCTCGAGCGCGGCGAGCGCGGCCGATGCATTGATCAGCTGATTCGCGCCGCGCAGCGCCGGATACGCAAGCGCCGGATAGCGCTTCTCGCGACCGAGGTAGCTCCACTGCTGGCGCTCCGCGCCCGCCTGCGCCTCGTAGCGGAAATCGCGGCCGACGAGCCACAAGTCGGCGCCGATCGCTTCGGCATGGTCGACGAGCGTCTGCGGCGCGGCAGGATCGCCGCAGATCGCCGGCTTGCCCGCGCGGAAGATCCCGGCCTTCTCGAACGCGATTTTCTCGCGCGTGTCGCCGAGGTATTCGGTGTGGTCGATGTCGATGCTCGTGACGATCGCGCAATCGGTATCGATGATGTTGACCGCATCGAGCCGGCCGCCGAGGCCGACTTCGAGGATCACCGCATCGAGCCCGCGCGACGCGAACAGATGCAGGATCGCGAGCGTCGTGAATTCGAAGTACGTGAGCGACACGGGTTCGGGCAGCGACGTGCGCGCGGCTTCGACGGCCTCGAAGTGCGGCAGCAGTTCGTCATCGGTGACGTTCTGCCCGTTCACGCGCGCGCGCTCGTTGAATTCGAGCAGGTGCGGCGACGTGTGGCAGCCGACCTTGTAGCCCGCGCGCACGAGGATCGTCTCGAGGAACGCGCAGGTCGAGCCCTTGCCGTTCGTGCCGCCGACGGTGATGACGGGACACGCGAATTCGAGCTGCAGCGCCGCCTTGACCTGCCCGATGCGGGTCAGGCCCATGTCGATGCCGACCGGGTGCGCGCGCTCGAGATGCGAAAGCCACGCGTCGAGAGTGGGAAAAGTGCTCATCGGATCAAATCTGGATCGGTACCGCCACTACGCCAAAAAAACGAAGCGCGCCGCCTGACGCTGAAGCCAGGCGACGCGCAGGGTTCACCACCTCGCGCCGGTCAGGCCAGCGCGTCGGCCGGCTGTCGCTGCAGCAGCGCGAGCAGCTGCGCGATCTCGTCGCGCATCTTGCGGCGGTCGACGATCATGTCGATCGCGCCCGTGGTCAGCAGGAATTCGGCGCGCTGGAAACCTTCCGGCAGCTTCTCGCGGACCGTCTGCTCGATCACGCGCGGGCCGGCGAAGCCGATCAGCGCCTTCGGTTCGGCGATCACGACGTCGCCGAGGAACGCGAAGCTCGCCGACACGCCGCCCATCGTCGGGTCGGTCAGCACCGAGATGAACGGCAGCTTCGCTTCGGCCAGCTTGGTCAGCATCGCGGTGGTTTTCGCCATCTGCATCAGCGACAGCAGGCTTTCCTGCATCCGTGCGCCACCCGACGCCGTGAAGCAGATGAACGGCACGTGCTGTTCCAGCGCGTTCTGCGCGCCGCGCGCAAAGCGCTCGCCGACGACCGAGCCCATCGAGCCGCCCATGAACGAGAATTCGAAGCAGGCCGCGACGACGGGCAGCGTGTGGATCGCACCGCCCATCACGACCATCGCGTCGGTCTCGCCCGTCTCGTCCATCGCTTCCTTCAGACGATCGGGATACTTGCGGCTGTCCTTGAACTTCAGCGAGTCGACCGGCACGATTTCCTGGCCGATTTCATAGCGGCCTTCCGGATCGAGCAGCCCGTCCAGACGCTCGCGCGCGCCGATGCGCATGTGGTGATCGCACTTCGGGCACACGTGCAGGTTCGCGTCCACGTCGTTGCGGTACAGCACCGCCTCGCAGGACGGGCACTTGACCCACAGGCCTTCCGGAATGCCCTTGCGGCTTTTCGGGTCGGTCTGCTTGATCTTCGGCGGCAACAGTTTGTCGAGCCAGCTCATCGTATGGTTTCCTGTTCCGTGGCGGGCCGGGCCGGGTAGCCCGTTCCCGCCATCCTATGTTGGTGTTATCGCGCCGTCTTGCCCGCGCCGTCCAGCGCGGCGCGCAGCTCGGCGATGAACGCCTTCAGCGCGGCGGCGGCGCCTTCCGGCGCGGCGCTTTCGAGCAGTTGCACGAGGCGGCTGCCGATCACGACGGCGTCCGACACTTCGGCCACCGCGCGCGCCGTTTCGGCGTCGCGGATGCCGAAGCCGACGCCTACCGGAACCGGCACGCGCGACTTGATGGCCGGGATTTTACCCGCAATGCTCGAAACATCCAGATTTCCCGCGCCGGTCACGCCCTTGAGCGACACGTAATACACGTAGCCGCTCGCGATCTTGCCGACGTCGGCGATGCGTTCGTCGGTCGACGTGGGCGCGAGCAGGAAGATCGGATCGATCTGCGCGGCGCGCATCTTTTCGGCGAACACGCCCGCCTCTTCCGGCGGATAGTCGACGACGAGCACGCCGTCGACACCGGCCGCCTGCGCTTCGGTCGCAAACGTGTCGACGCCCATCCGCTCGATCGGGTTCGCATAGCCCATCAGCACGACGGGGGTTTTGGGGTCGGTTTCGCGGAAGCGCTTCACGTCCGCGAGCACGCTCTTCAGCGTGACGCCGCGCGCGAGCGCGCGTTCCGACGAGCGCTGGATCACGGGGCCGTCGGCCATCGGGTCCGAGAACGGCACGCCGAGCTCGATCACGTCCGCGCCGCCTTCGGCGAGCGCGTGCATGAATTCGACGGTCTTCGCGGGATCGGGGTCGCCTGCCGTGATGAACGGGATCAGGCCCTTTCGGCCTTGTTCGGCGAGCGCTGCAAAGGTCTGCTGGATACGGGACATGGCAATTTTCCTGTGTCGACCCGGAGTTGGCGCTTTAGCGCTTACTCCGGACCCATACAAAGTAAGAGTTCGGCGATACGGCCGCGCGATTCACGCGCATGCCGGCGCGGCAAGCGCGTTCACACGCTCGTGCGCGATCGCACAATAACTTTCGTTGATCTCGTAGCCGACGAAGTCGCGCCCCTGCCGTGCGCAGGCCACCGCGGTCGTGCCGCTGCCCATGAACGGATCGAGCACGCGGCCGCCCGGCGGGCAGCTTGCGAGCACCATCCGCTCGATGATTTCCAGCGGCTTCTGGGTCGGATGATCGACGCGCTCCGCGTGCTGCCGGTGCAGGCGCGAGACCGACCAGACGTCCTTCGGGTTGTAGCCCATCTCCAGCCACTTGCTGCCTTCGAACAGCTTGCGCGAACGGGCCTTCTTCGTGTCGGCGTCGTACGGGATGCGGACCGGATCGAGATCGAAGTAATACGCCTTGGAAACCGCGAAAAAGCCGATATTGTCGTGCACCGACGTGAAACGGCGCGTCGTGCCGCCCATGCTCGGCACGCGCCGGTCCCAGATGATCTCGTTGACCATC
It encodes:
- the folC gene encoding bifunctional tetrahydrofolate synthase/dihydrofolate synthase, encoding MSTFPTLDAWLSHLERAHPVGIDMGLTRIGQVKAALQLEFACPVITVGGTNGKGSTCAFLETILVRAGYKVGCHTSPHLLEFNERARVNGQNVTDDELLPHFEAVEAARTSLPEPVSLTYFEFTTLAILHLFASRGLDAVILEVGLGGRLDAVNIIDTDCAIVTSIDIDHTEYLGDTREKIAFEKAGIFRAGKPAICGDPAAPQTLVDHAEAIGADLWLVGRDFRYEAQAGAERQQWSYLGREKRYPALAYPALRGANQLINASAALAALEALRPVLPVSAQDIRLGLANVELPGRFQVLPGKPAIVLDVAHNPHAAAVLEQNLGNMGFFPYTYAVFGAMHDKDIDGVLRHLKGEIDHWCVTDLPLPRAASAEQLEAALRKAGVEEGADSSVTRYASPAEAFRDALKRASENDRIVVFGSFHTVAGVLAYRKSQQH
- the accD gene encoding acetyl-CoA carboxylase, carboxyltransferase subunit beta; protein product: MSWLDKLLPPKIKQTDPKSRKGIPEGLWVKCPSCEAVLYRNDVDANLHVCPKCDHHMRIGARERLDGLLDPEGRYEIGQEIVPVDSLKFKDSRKYPDRLKEAMDETGETDAMVVMGGAIHTLPVVAACFEFSFMGGSMGSVVGERFARGAQNALEQHVPFICFTASGGARMQESLLSLMQMAKTTAMLTKLAEAKLPFISVLTDPTMGGVSASFAFLGDVVIAEPKALIGFAGPRVIEQTVREKLPEGFQRAEFLLTTGAIDMIVDRRKMRDEIAQLLALLQRQPADALA
- the trpA gene encoding tryptophan synthase subunit alpha encodes the protein MSRIQQTFAALAEQGRKGLIPFITAGDPDPAKTVEFMHALAEGGADVIELGVPFSDPMADGPVIQRSSERALARGVTLKSVLADVKRFRETDPKTPVVLMGYANPIERMGVDTFATEAQAAGVDGVLVVDYPPEEAGVFAEKMRAAQIDPIFLLAPTSTDERIADVGKIASGYVYYVSLKGVTGAGNLDVSSIAGKIPAIKSRVPVPVGVGFGIRDAETARAVAEVSDAVVIGSRLVQLLESAAPEGAAAALKAFIAELRAALDGAGKTAR
- a CDS encoding DNA-methyltransferase, which translates into the protein MRDLIEEPGGGAASEAEAVQPAAAVPRALPSGIELHNRDFLTDAAHLPDASIDLIVADPPYGLGKDYGNDSDKRSGDVFLAWTREWLELAIPKLKPSGSMYIFCTWQYAPEIFSFLKTQLTMVNEIIWDRRVPSMGGTTRRFTSVHDNIGFFAVSKAYYFDLDPVRIPYDADTKKARSRKLFEGSKWLEMGYNPKDVWSVSRLHRQHAERVDHPTQKPLEIIERMVLASCPPGGRVLDPFMGSGTTAVACARQGRDFVGYEINESYCAIAHERVNALAAPACA